Proteins encoded together in one Rossellomorea sp. y25 window:
- a CDS encoding universal stress protein yields the protein MSLKYQNILIAVDGSKEAEWAFKKGIAIAKRNDATLSLIHVIDTRSFAAIESYDRTVGERAIKYAEELLDEYKADAAEAGLTKVKTYVEYGSPKVIIPREATKNVKADLIICGATGLNAVERFLIGSVSEHITRAAHCDVLVVRTEELEEELLS from the coding sequence ATGAGTTTAAAATATCAGAACATATTAATAGCCGTTGATGGATCCAAAGAAGCAGAATGGGCGTTCAAAAAAGGGATTGCCATCGCTAAACGTAATGATGCAACATTATCATTGATTCATGTCATCGATACCCGTTCCTTTGCGGCGATCGAATCCTATGATCGCACAGTAGGAGAAAGAGCTATCAAGTATGCTGAAGAATTGTTAGATGAGTACAAAGCAGATGCTGCAGAAGCAGGCTTAACAAAAGTGAAAACCTATGTCGAGTACGGTTCCCCGAAAGTGATCATCCCCAGAGAAGCAACGAAGAACGTCAAAGCAGACCTTATCATATGCGGCGCAACCGGACTCAACGCCGTCGAACGATTCCTTATCGGAAGTGTGTCCGAGCATATCACACGTGCTGCCCATTGTGATGTTCTCGTAGTTCGGACAGAAGAATTAGAAGAGGAATTATTATCATAA